In the genome of Telluria mixta, the window CCTGGCTCAGCTGGTTCCACGGCCACGCATGCCAGAGCGGATCGTTGAAGCGCTTGTCCTGCGCCAGCGGCTGGACGGGCTCGGCCGGCGTGCCGAACATGGCGCTCGCGCTGTACTGCAGCCAGCGCTGCATGTTGCTGACGGCCTGCACGCCCAGCTCCAGCTGCTTGGCGGGCGAGAGCAGCAGGTGGGTCGCCCAGTCGTGCCACGCGCCGGCCAGCGCCGCCGGCGACACGTACCCGGTCACGCGCCCGAGCGCGGCGTTCAGCGCCAGGTCGACGTGCGCATGCTCGACGCTCGCCTCGGGATAGCGGGGCCGCGTGCCGCCCTGCCACGTGCTGGCTTCGCGCCGCTGTTCGCTCGGCGGGATGTCGGACAGGATGTTCATGATGCCTCCGAAGCAGGGCTGGAAGCATGTTTGACTGGAATCCGCCCAGAAAGTGCCGCACCACGGAAGTGCGTTCGCTTGATATGGCACAGATATCCACCTTGGATATTTACATATCATTGGTTTCGGCGAGGTAGCAAAGCGGTTATGCGACGGCTTGCAAAGCCGTTCAGACGTGTTCGACTCACGTCCTCGCCTCCAGCATATTTATAGATCGGCGCTTCGGCGCTGATCTACCGAACTTCACTGACGATTCCGGTACGCACTTGGCGACAAACCGGTAAGTGTACGGAAGACCTGCGAAAAATGGCTCGGGCTCCGATACCCGACGGCGAACGCTACGTCGATGACGCCATGCCGCCAATCGTGCTGCATCCGCTTGGCCTCATCGATACGCAGGTTGACGAAATAGCGCGATGGGGTCACGCCCGTGCTGGCTCGATGCTTTCGCACCTACGGTTCAAATCACCGACAACAAGCCGCCGTCAACAACGAGCGCGATGCCGGTGACGTAGCTGGACATGTCGGAACCCAGCCAGACGACCGCGTCACCGATTTCCGACGGCTTGCCCAGGCGACGCAGCGGCGTGCGCTTGCGGAAGCCTTCCGCTGCTTCCGCGATGCCCGGACTCGTCCGCAGAAGGTGCGTGTCGATCGTGCCGGGCGCTACCGCGTTGACGCGGATGCCGTCCGGCCCGAGGGCATCCGCGAGCGATTTGGCCATCAGGACGACGCCACCCTTGCTGGTCGAGTAAGCGACGGTCATGCCCGCGCCAACGATGCCGCCCATGCTCGCCATGAGGACGATGCTGCCTTCCTTGCCCTTGGCCTTCATCTGGCGCGCCGCGGCCTGGGCACTGAACAGCGTGCCGTCCAGGTTGACGGACATCACGCGGCGGTAGCTCTCCTCGCTGACATCAGCGCCATCGTCGCGTGCGGTAATGCCCGCGTTGGCCACCATGACGTCCACGCCACCGAATTCCTCGGCCGCGTCGACCAGGGCGTCGATCTCGGATTTCTTGCTCACGTCGGTCTTGACGAAGCGGGCGGTCACGCCGAGCGCATCGATCTCCTGCGTCGTCGGCGTGCCGCCTTCGCACGGCAGCTCGGCGATGTCGGACACCAGCACCGCACGCGCCCCATGCCGGGCTGCGGAGATGGCGATGGAGCGGCCGATGCCGCTTGCGGCGCCGGTGACGATGACGACTTTGTCTTTCAACAGATTGCTCATGATGTTCTCCTGGTGTGGGCTCTGGTCAGGCAGCGGGAAACATGGCGGGCAGGGCGCCCAGTTGATGCAACAGCGAATACAGGTGGGCGACGCCCCAGTGTTCCGTGATGCGACCGTCAGTGACGCGCATGACGTCCACCGTATCGAACTGGATCTTGCGGCCGGTCGGCGCGAGACCGAACAGGATGCCTTGGTGCGTGCCGTGGTAGGTCTTGTAGGTCGTCACGCGGTCGCCGTCCGCCGACTGCCAGTGGATGACGGCATGGAAGTCGGGGAAAGCGTGGCGGAGCGCGGCGTACAGCGTGCGTGCACCGGCCTTGTCCGGCGTGCCGCCAGGTTGCGGCGTGTGATCGACGAAGTCGTCGGCGAACAGCTGGTCGAACAGTTCGAAATTGCCGCCGCCCTGGACTTCCTCGGTATTGCGCCGCACGATTGCCTTGGCTGCCGCGCCGATGGCGTCGTCTTGTTTGCGGTTCATGTCGTTCGTGTCGTTCATGTCGTTCTCCTTCAGGATGGCTATCAAGCGAGCTTGATGAGGTTGACCGCCGGCAGAGGGCCG includes:
- a CDS encoding helix-turn-helix domain-containing protein, producing the protein MRKHRASTGVTPSRYFVNLRIDEAKRMQHDWRHGVIDVAFAVGYRSPSHFSQVFRTLTGLSPSAYRNRQ
- a CDS encoding SDR family oxidoreductase; the protein is MSNLLKDKVVIVTGAASGIGRSIAISAARHGARAVLVSDIAELPCEGGTPTTQEIDALGVTARFVKTDVSKKSEIDALVDAAEEFGGVDVMVANAGITARDDGADVSEESYRRVMSVNLDGTLFSAQAAARQMKAKGKEGSIVLMASMGGIVGAGMTVAYSTSKGGVVLMAKSLADALGPDGIRVNAVAPGTIDTHLLRTSPGIAEAAEGFRKRTPLRRLGKPSEIGDAVVWLGSDMSSYVTGIALVVDGGLLSVI
- a CDS encoding ester cyclase; this translates as MNDTNDMNRKQDDAIGAAAKAIVRRNTEEVQGGGNFELFDQLFADDFVDHTPQPGGTPDKAGARTLYAALRHAFPDFHAVIHWQSADGDRVTTYKTYHGTHQGILFGLAPTGRKIQFDTVDVMRVTDGRITEHWGVAHLYSLLHQLGALPAMFPAA